In the genome of Xenopus laevis strain J_2021 chromosome 1S, Xenopus_laevis_v10.1, whole genome shotgun sequence, one region contains:
- the myorg.S gene encoding myogenesis-regulating glycosidase yields the protein MYTFLPENITPVKQKASKEQKSMIGAIILGLILVIAAVVSWCYYSVSLRKAERLKTELLDLRKDGFVIRNQQGRQVFRVTFESGVLDLESCSKYGDILTCTKSDKGKLNFFIQTVNPKDTVMCYRVRWEEFVEDTEVQHTMYWDDAHWYGGAEMSTQHWPIKLFGYQEPKPFVTSDVYSFRDRFGGILERYWLSSNAAAIKINDSVPFHLGWNSTEKSLFFEARYKDSPYKAAPGHHPFPELSYRVCVGSDVTSIHKYMVRRYFNKPMKIPAENNFKYPIWSTWALYKTDIDQDKLLRFAEKIKKNKFNYSHIEIDDMYSKTYGDFDFDPVKFPNATEMFAKMKEDGFNVTLWIHPFINYNSSNFGVGIERELFVKEPNGRLPAMVQWWNGIGAILDFTNPNARDWFQNNLKRLRTKYGISSFKFDAGETSYLPEQFSTYRPLSDPSMFSRRYTEMAIPFYDRAEVRVGYQSQNISCFFRIIDRDSVWGYELGLKSLIPTVLTISMLGYPFILPDMIGGNIYTNGTLNPDKIPDRELYIRWLELSAFMPSMQFSVPPWLYDQEVIEIAQKFTQIHATLVAPLLLELAGEVTDTGDPIIRPIWWISPNDETAHKIDSQFLIGDTLMVAPVLEPGKQERDVYLPEGHWRSYKGEYFQSTPVLLTDYPVDLDEVAYFIWVSEEKVNT from the coding sequence ATGTATACATTCCTACCAGAGAATATCACACCAGTGAAACAAAAAGCATCTAAAGAACAGAAGTCTATGATCGGCGCCATCATCCTGGGCCTGATCTTGGTTATCGCAGCTGTGGTCTCCTGGTGTTACTACTCCGTCTCCCTTCGCAAAGCAGAGCGTTTAAAGACTGAGCTGTTGGATCTAAGAAAAGATGGCTTCGTTATACGCAACCAACAAGGCAGACAGGTTTTCCGGGTCACTTTTGAGTCTGGGGTTTTGGATTTGGAGTCTTGTTCAAAGTATGGGGATATTTTAACCTGCACCAAATCAGATAAAGGGAAACTGAACTTCTTCATCCAGACTGTCAATCCCAAAGATACCGTCATGTGCTACAGAGTCAGATGGGAAGAATTTGTGGAGGACACAGaggtccagcatacaatgtaTTGGGATGATGCTCATTGGTATGGAGGGGCGGAAATGAGCACCCAACACTGGCCAATTAAACTCTTCGGATATCAAGAGCCCAAACCTTTTGTGACCAGTGACGTTTATTCTTTCAGAGACCGATTTGGGGGAATACTCGAGAGGTACTGGCTCTCGTCAAATGCAGCGgctattaaaataaatgactCTGTACCTTTCCATCTTGGCTGGAACAGCACAGAAAAATCTCTTTTCTTTGAAGCAAGATATAAAGACTCCCCCTACAAAGCTGCACCTGGACACCATCCCTTCCCAGAACTTAGCTACAGGGTTTGTGTGGGCTCCGACGTCACCTCAATCCATAAGTACATGGTGAGGAGGTATTTTAACAAACCCATGAAGATACCTGCAGAAAACAACTTTAAATACCCTATATGGTCTACTTGGGCCTTGTATAAAACTGATATTGACCAGGACAAGTTGCTGCGCTTTGCAGAAAAGattaagaaaaacaaatttaaCTACAGTCACATAGAAATAGATGATATGTACTCCAAAACGTACGGGGACTTTGATTTTGATCCCGTCAAGTTTCCAAATGCAACAGAAATGTTTGCAAAGATGAAGGAAGACGGCTTTAATGTGACTCTTTGGATTCATCCATTTATCAATTACAACTCTTCCAATTTTGGAGTGGGCATAGAAAGGGAACTGTTTGTTAAGGAGCCAAACGGTCGGCTTCCAGCAATGGTCCAGTGGTGGAACGGTATCGGGGCTATACTTGATTTTACCAACCCCAATGCAAGAGACTGGTTCCAGAACAACCTAAAAAGGCTCAGGACTAAATATGGAATTTCATCTTTTAAGTTTGATGCTGGGGAGACCAGTTATCTACCTGAACAGTTTAGCACCTACCGACCTCTGTCTGATCCGAGCATGTTTAGTCGGAGGTACACTGAAATGGCCATTCCCTTTTATGACCGTGCCGAGGTGAGGGTTGGCTACCAATCACAGAACATATCTTGCTTTTTCAGAATTATTGATCGAGATTCTGTTTGGGGATATGAACTGGGGCTAAAGTCACTGATACCTACAGTTCTCACCATAAGCATGCTGGGATACCCTTTTATCCTGCCTGATATGATTGGAGGGAACATCTACACCAATGGTACACTGAATCCTGACAAGATTCCTGACCGGGAGCTGTACATCAGATGGTTGGAGCTCTCTGCTTTTATGCCATCTATGCAGTTCTCTGTGCCCCCTTGGCTTTATGACCAAGAGGTGATTGAAATTGCTCAGAAGTTCACCCAGATACATGCTACACTAGTAGCCCCCCTATTACTGGAGCTGGCTGGAGAAGTTACTGACACCGGAGATCCCATCATTAGACCCATCTGGTGGATCTCTCCCAACGATGAAACTGCACATAAAATAGATTCTCAGTTCCTCATAGGAGACACCTTGATGGTGGCACCAGTCTTGGAGCCGGGGAAGCAGGAAAGGGATGTCTACCTTCCAGAAGGCCATTGGAGGAGTTACAAAGGGGAATACTTCCAATCAACTCCTGTCCTTCTTACAGACTACCCAGTGGATTTAGATGAAGTTGCCTATTTCATTTGGgtatcagaagaaaaagtcaacaCTTAG